A portion of the Gossypium arboreum isolate Shixiya-1 chromosome 8, ASM2569848v2, whole genome shotgun sequence genome contains these proteins:
- the LOC108469059 gene encoding uncharacterized protein LOC108469059: MGVDLFSFIFIIFSWASLLSMKAEAEAEGIKSARLLDLLIRDYTVKSLDRDLRTGIVHTVTLPANFSGIKVDTVRFRCGSLHRYGAQVKEFHLGSGVIVQPCAERVMVVRQNLGYNWSSIYYANYDLSGYQLVSPILGLLAYNADSDLSYGSPFELGILAREKPIKINFSNITKASNKTGNWPLCASFEGNGKVTLKKQVSPNVCVATKHGHFGLVMESPPPSLPVRKKISRWKLVVGSSVGAALGAFLLGLLLVAMFVKVKKKARMEELVRRAYEEEALQVSMVGHIRARTTPTI, translated from the coding sequence ATGGGCGTCGATcttttctctttcatattcataaTATTTTCATGGGCATCATTGCTCTCAATGAAAGCTGAAGCTGAAGCTGAAGGGATTAAATCTGCTCGCCTTCTTGATCTTCTCATTAGGGACTACACTGTGAAGTCTCTTGACAGGGACTTGAGAACAGGTATTGTTCACACTGTAACTTTACCTGCAAATTTCTCTGGCATCAAAGTGGATACAGTAAGGTTCAGATGTGGAAGTCTTCACAGATATGGTGCTCAGGTTAAGGAATTTCATCTGGGAAGTGGTGTGATTGTGCAGCCTTGTGCAGAGAGAGTGATGGTAGTAAGACAAAACTTGGGTTATAATTGGTCATCCATCTATTATGCTAACTATGATCTATCAGGTTACCAGCTGGTGTCACCTATACTAGGCCTCCTCGCTTATAATGCTGACAGTGATCTGAGTTATGGTAGCCCTTTTGAGCTTGGGATTCTAGCCAGGGAAAaaccaattaaaataaatttcagcAACATTACAAAGGCATCCAACAAGACAGGAAACTGGCCATTATGCGCTAGTTTTGAAGGAAATGGCAAAGTAACATTGAAGAAGCAAGTATCACCCAATGTTTGTGTTGCAACCAAGCATGGCCATTTCGGTTTGGTAATGGAATCACCACCACCATCGTTGCCAGTGAGGAAGAAGATCAGCAGATGGAAACTGGTGGTGGGAAGCTCGGTGGGAGCTGCTTTGGGTGCTTTCCTCTTAGGGTTGCTTTTAGTGGCAATGTTTGTTAAagtgaagaagaaagcaagaatGGAGGAATTGGTGAGAAGAGCGTATGAAGAGGAAGCTCTTCAAGTTTCCATGGTTGGACATATAAGGGCTCGAACAACACCTACAATCTAA
- the LOC108469394 gene encoding expansin-A7-like, producing MTSFDSWSFNFFSMTLATLAIIISKSSVTVALPIEFRPSPWSLAHATFYGDETASETLGGACGYGDLFSNGYGTDTAALSTTLFNNGFACGTCYQIKCVESTWCYPGVPFTTVTATNLCPPNWAQDSNNGGWCNPPRVHFDMSKPAFMKIAQWKAGIVPVMYRRVPCVRPGGLRFYFQGNGYWLLVYVMNVGGGGDIAQMWVKGSKTGWISMSHNWGATYQAFATLGGQSLSFKITSYTSKGTIIAWDVAPANWNVGSTYTSEVNFH from the exons ATGACTTCTTTTGATTCATGGAGTTTCAACTTCTTTTCGATGACGCTTGCAACGTTGGCCATCATCATCAGCAAATCTTCAGTCACTGTTGCATTACCAATCGAGTTCCGGCCAAGCCCTTGGTCTCTTGCCCATGCCACCTTTTATGGCGACGAAACCGCCTCCGAGACGCTGG GAGGAGCTTGTGGTTATGGGGATTTGTTTAGCAATGGTTATGGTACGGACACAGCTGCTCTAAGTACAACATTGTTCAACAATGGTTTTGCTTGTGGGACATGTTACCAGATAAAGTGTGTTGAGTCAACTTGGTGCTACCCTGGGGTTCCATTCACCACAGTGACTGCTACCAATCTTTGCCCTCCAAATTGGGCCCAAGACTCCAACAACGGTGGCTGGTGCAACCCTCCACGAGTCCACTTCGACATGTCCAAGCCCGCTTTTATGAAAATTGCACAATGGAAAGCTGGCATTGTCCCTGTCATGTATAGAAG GGTTCCATGTGTAAGGCCGGGGGGCCTTCGATTTTATTTCCAAGGAAATGGGTACTGGTTGTTGGTATACGTGATGAATGTAGGAGGCGGGGGTGACATTGCCCAAATGTGGGTTAAAGGAAGCAAAACAGGGTGGATTAGCATGAGCCATAACTGGGGAGCGACATATCAGGCATTTGCAACTCTTGGAGGCCAATCTCTTTCCTTTAAGATCACTTCATACACATCCAAGGGGACTATCATTGCCTGGGATGTTGCACCTGCTAATTGGAATGTAGGATCCACTTACACCTCAGAAGTGAACTTCCATTAA
- the LOC108468192 gene encoding PGR5-like protein 1B, chloroplastic isoform X1, producing MPYSSSSSSSMASKLAFTLMPPRFFTATIQKPVVCFSSSSSSSIRFQPSGKHLCFRRRLLLLPLKATADQQGQVEEDEVVDSKILPYCSIDKKEKKSLGEMEQEFLQALQAFYYEGKAIMSNEEFDNLKEELMWEGSSVVMLSSDEQKFLEASMAYVSGKPILSDEEFDELKMRLKMEGSEIVVEGPRCSLRSRKVYSDLSVDYLKMFLLNVPATVIALGLFFFLDDLTGFEITYLLELPEPFSFIFTWFAAVPLIVYLAQSLTKVVVKDSLILKGPCPNCGTENVSFFGTILSISSGGTTNTLKCSNCETTLEYNAKTRLITLPEGSQA from the exons ATGCCttattcatcatcatcatcatcatcaatggcTAGCAAATTGGCTTTCACTTTGATGCCTCCTCGTTTCTTCACTGCGACTATTCAAAAACCCGTGGTttgtttctcttcttcttcttcttcttctatcaGGTTTCAACCCAGTGGGAAGCATCTATGTTTTCGACGCCGATTGCTCTTACTACCCCTCAAGGCTACTGCCGATCAACAAG GTCAGGTCGAAGAAGATGAAGTTGTTGATAGTAAAATTCTGCCTTACTGTAGCATAGACAAGAAAGAGAAGAAGTCTTTGGGTGAAATGGAACAAGAGTTTCTTCAAGCCCTACAA GCATTCTATTACGAGGGAAAAGCTATAATGTCGAACGAGGAGTTCGATAATCTCAAGGAAGAACTAATGTGGGAAGGAAGTAGTGTTGTCATGCTAA GCTCTGATGAACAGAAGTTTCTAGAAGCCTCAATGGCTTATGTATCTGGGAAACCAATTTTGAGTGACGAAGAATTTGATGAGTTGAAGATGAGGCTAAAG ATGGAAGGAAGTGAGATTGTGGTTGAGGGTCCACGATGCAGTCTCCGAAGTAGAAAG GTTTACAGTGACCTATCTGTTGACTATCTCAAGATGTTCCTCTTAAACGTCCCAGCGACAGTAATTGCACTAGGATT GTTTTTCTTCCTAGATGATCTCACCGGATTCGAAATCACATACCTTTTGGAG CTCCCAGAACCATTCAGTTTCATTTTCACTTGGTTTGCTGCCGTGCCCTTGATAGTTTATTTAGCACAATCCCTTACAAAAGTGGTTGTGAAAGACTCTTTGATCCTAAAG GGCCCTTGCCCAAACTGTGGTACTGAGAACGTCTCCTTCTTTGGCACCATACTATCAATTTCCAGTGGTGGAACCACCAACACCCTTAAATGTTCAAA TTGTGAAACCACGTTGGAGTATAATGCGAAAACGAGGTTGATTACATTGCCAGAAGGAAGCCAAGCTTAA
- the LOC108468192 gene encoding PGR5-like protein 1A, chloroplastic isoform X2 produces the protein MFSTPIALTTPQGYCRSTSGSLGGNLSTRTFIYVEEDEVVDSKILPYCSIDKKEKKSLGEMEQEFLQALQAFYYEGKAIMSNEEFDNLKEELMWEGSSVVMLSSDEQKFLEASMAYVSGKPILSDEEFDELKMRLKMEGSEIVVEGPRCSLRSRKVYSDLSVDYLKMFLLNVPATVIALGLFFFLDDLTGFEITYLLELPEPFSFIFTWFAAVPLIVYLAQSLTKVVVKDSLILKGPCPNCGTENVSFFGTILSISSGGTTNTLKCSNCETTLEYNAKTRLITLPEGSQA, from the exons ATGTTTTCGACGCCGATTGCTCTTACTACCCCTCAAGGCTACTGCCGATCAACAAG TGGGTCCTTAGGGGGCAATTTGAGCACCCGTACGTTTATCTAT GTCGAAGAAGATGAAGTTGTTGATAGTAAAATTCTGCCTTACTGTAGCATAGACAAGAAAGAGAAGAAGTCTTTGGGTGAAATGGAACAAGAGTTTCTTCAAGCCCTACAA GCATTCTATTACGAGGGAAAAGCTATAATGTCGAACGAGGAGTTCGATAATCTCAAGGAAGAACTAATGTGGGAAGGAAGTAGTGTTGTCATGCTAA GCTCTGATGAACAGAAGTTTCTAGAAGCCTCAATGGCTTATGTATCTGGGAAACCAATTTTGAGTGACGAAGAATTTGATGAGTTGAAGATGAGGCTAAAG ATGGAAGGAAGTGAGATTGTGGTTGAGGGTCCACGATGCAGTCTCCGAAGTAGAAAG GTTTACAGTGACCTATCTGTTGACTATCTCAAGATGTTCCTCTTAAACGTCCCAGCGACAGTAATTGCACTAGGATT GTTTTTCTTCCTAGATGATCTCACCGGATTCGAAATCACATACCTTTTGGAG CTCCCAGAACCATTCAGTTTCATTTTCACTTGGTTTGCTGCCGTGCCCTTGATAGTTTATTTAGCACAATCCCTTACAAAAGTGGTTGTGAAAGACTCTTTGATCCTAAAG GGCCCTTGCCCAAACTGTGGTACTGAGAACGTCTCCTTCTTTGGCACCATACTATCAATTTCCAGTGGTGGAACCACCAACACCCTTAAATGTTCAAA TTGTGAAACCACGTTGGAGTATAATGCGAAAACGAGGTTGATTACATTGCCAGAAGGAAGCCAAGCTTAA